The Primulina eburnea isolate SZY01 chromosome 8, ASM2296580v1, whole genome shotgun sequence genome contains a region encoding:
- the LOC140839658 gene encoding protein Brevis radix-like 4, with translation MLTCTAHSSGKASTMEEIDAKQSSKTLSSQIKDMALKASGVYCHCTPCADQPAEQQTRNPRNFSGGELEKSRRALYRRTWSSSSGRKELEARLKVISSGDGTPASASGRRVEPVVFVEECEPKEWVAQVEPGVLMTFLSLPKGGNDLKRVRFSQEMFNKWQAHRWWTENCEKVMELYNVQTLNRQPFPLPTTPRSEDDTSSKTRSISENPLLREQQPHTSDAPNGTVNGHFSESLDHDYAHDSRAYINESNGVGKSTPKCSSTSGGVKTEISSSTRTRSFGDHVDKSGEISLNNGGYLESEWIEHDEPGVHLTIRAQADGRKKLRSVRFSREKFKEMHAKQWWEENRARINKQYL, from the exons ATGCTTACATGCACGGCGCATTCGAGTGGTAAGGCTTCGACAATGGAAGAAATCGACGCCAAGCAATCCAGCAAAACCCTCTCTTCTCAG ATTAAGGACATGGCTCTGAAGGCTTCCGGCGTGTACTGTCACTGCACGCCCTGCGCGGATCAGCCGGCGGAGCAGCAGACGAGGAACCCGCGTAACTTCAGCGGCGGGGAGCTTGAAAAATCCCGCCGGGCTTTGTACAGGCGGACATGGAGCTCAAGCTCGGGAAGGAAGGAGCTAGAAGCGAGGTTGAAGGTGATCTCAAGCGGCGACGGGACACCGGCTTCGGCGAGTGGCCGCCGAGTCGAGCCGGTCGTCTTCGTGGAAGAGTGCGAACCGAAAGAGTGGGTGGCTCAGGTCGAACCGGGAGTCCTAATGACCTTTTTGTCCTTGCCCAAGGGTGGGAATGATCTCAAGCGAGTCCGATTCAG TCAAGAAATgttcaacaaatggcaagctCATCGGTGGTGGACGGAAAACTGTGAAAAGGTGATGGAGCTGTACAACGTGCAGACGTTGAATCGTCAACCTTTCCCTCTTCCGACAACTCCTAGATCAGAAGATGACACGAGTTCAAAGACACGATCTATCAGTGAAAACCCTTTACTAAGAGAGCAACAACCTCATACATCAGATGCACCGAATGGAACAGTTAACGGACACTTTTCAGAATCATTAGACCATGACTATGCACATGATTCTCGAGCTTACATTAATGAATCTAATGGTGTTGGCAAAAGTACTCCAAAATGCTCCAGCACTAGCGGCGGCGTTAAGACAGAAATATCGTCTTCCACGAGGACTAGGTCTTTTGGAGATCATGTCGACAAATCTGGAGAGATATCATTAAACAACGGCGGTTATTTGGAATCGGAATGGATCGAACATGACGAGCCTGGTGTGCATCTAACCATCAGAGCTCAGGCTGATGGTAGAAAAAAACTTAGAAGTGTCAGATTCAG CCGAGAGAAGTTCAAGGAGATGCACGCTAAGCAGTGGTGGGAAGAGAATAGAGCAAGGATAAACAAACAATACTTGTGA
- the LOC140839661 gene encoding small ribosomal subunit protein uS3x-like encodes MATQMSKKRKFVADGVFFAELNEVLMRELAEDGYSGVEVRVTPMRTEIIIRATRTQNVLGEKGRRIRELTSVVQKRFKFPENSVELYAEKVNNRGLCAIAQAESLRYKLLGGLAVRRACYGVLRFVMESGAKGCEVIVSGKLRAQRAKSMKFKDGYMISSGQPVKEYIDSAVRHVLLRQGVLGIKVKIMLDWDPKGKQGPMTPLPDLVTIHPPKEEEVFRSTPVQTTEIEV; translated from the exons ATGGCTACTCAGATGAGCAAGAAGCGAAAG TTTGTGGCTGATGGAGTGTTCTTTGCGGAGCTAAACGAGGTGTTGATGCGTGAGCTCGCCGAGGATGGGTACTCTGGGGTGGAGGTCAGAGTCACTCCCATGAGGACGGAGATTATCATCCGTGCAACGCGCACACAGAATGTTCTCG GCGAGAAGGGGAGGAGGATTAGGGAGCTTACCTCTGTAGTACAGAAGAGGTTCAAGTTTCCAGAGAACAGCGTTGAGTTGTATGCTGAGAAGGTGAACAACAGGGGGCTGTGTGCCATTGCACAGGCCGAGTCCCTTCGATATAAGCTCCTTGGTGGCCTTGCTGTAAGGCG GGCGTGCTATGGTGTGTTAAGATTTGTCATGGAGAGTGGAGCCAAGGGTTGTGAG GTAATTGTTAGTGGAAAATTGAGGGCTCAACGCGCTAAATCGATGAAGTTCAAAGATGGCTACATGATTTCGTCTGGTCAGCCAGTCAAAGAATATATCGACTCTGCTGTGCGACATGTTCTGCTTAGACAG GGAGTACTTGGTATCAAGGTTAAAATCATGCTTGACTGGGATCCGAAAGGAAAGCAAGGTCCTATGACTCCTCTACCTGACCTTGTCACGATTCATCCTCCAAAGGAGGAAGAAGTTTTCAGGTCAACGCCAGTTCAAACAACTGAGATTGAAGTTTGA
- the LOC140837959 gene encoding growth-regulating factor 6-like isoform X2, protein MMNGARSTFPFTAVQWQELEHQALVFKYMVSGMPIPPDLLFTVRRSLDPSVNALKFLPRHPQHFGWNAFEMGFGRKMDPEPGRCRRTDGKKWRCSKEAYPDSKYCERHMHRGRHRSRKPVEANPVNASSISKNKHSFSSSNLESHFLYPHLGSTRPAAGVCFPSSLGNTDNLFKESNASSNPPPKDFRNSYEQGIILTMGSSVSQMKHEEYSWDLSSNVDQPKKMMHHFLDEHPHKKDTDLSWPSNTEGKMATQESTKLSISATPNSLHDFFMAHK, encoded by the exons ATGATGAATGGTGCGAGAAGTACATTCCCTTTTACCGCAGTTCAATGGCAAGAACTTGAACACCAAGCTCTTGTTTTCAAGTACATGGTTTCAGGCATGCCCATCCCGCCAGATCTCCTCTTCACCGTTAGAAGAAGTTTGGATCCTTCTGTTAATGCCTTAAAGTTCCTCCCCCGCCATCCACAACATT TTGGATGGAATGCTTTTGAAATGGGATTTGGAAGAAAAATGGATCCAGAACCAGGGAGGTGTAGAAGAACGGATGGGAAGAAGTGGAGGTGCTCAAAAGAGGCGTATCCTGATTCCAAATACTGTGAAAGACACATGCACAGAGGCAGACACCGTTCAAGAAAGCCTGTGGAAGCTAATCCAGTAAACGCATCATCCATCTCCAAAAACAAACACTCTTTTTCTTCATCTAATCTTGAATCCCACTTTCTTTATCCGCACTTGGGCTCCACTAGGCCTGCTGCAGGGGTTTGCTTTCCATCATCGCTAGGAAACACAGATAATTTGTTCAAGGAATCCAACGCTTCTTCCAATCCACCACCCAAAGATTTCAG GAACAGTTACGAACAAGGAATAATTCTTACAATGGGTTCATCAGTGTCCCAAATGAAACACGAAGAATATTCCTGGGATTTGTCTTCGAACGTTGATCAGCCCAAGAAAATGATGCATCATTTTCTTGATGAACATCCACACAAAAAAGACACTGATCTTTCTTGGCCAAGTAATACTGAGGGAAAAATGGCAACCCAAGAGAGTACTAAGCTCTCTATTTCTGCAACACCAAACTCTTTGCATGACTTCTTCATGGCACATAAATG A
- the LOC140837959 gene encoding growth-regulating factor 6-like isoform X1: MMNGARSTFPFTAVQWQELEHQALVFKYMVSGMPIPPDLLFTVRRSLDPSVNALKFLPRHPQHFGWNAFEMGFGRKMDPEPGRCRRTDGKKWRCSKEAYPDSKYCERHMHRGRHRSRKPVEANPVNASSISKNKHSFSSSNLESHFLYPHLGSTRPAAGVCFPSSLGNTDNLFKESNASSNPPPKDFRNSYEQGIILTMGSSVSQMKHEEYSWDLSSNVDQPKKMMHHFLDEHPHKKDTDLSWPSNTEGKMATQESTKLSISATPNSLHDFFMAHKW, encoded by the exons ATGATGAATGGTGCGAGAAGTACATTCCCTTTTACCGCAGTTCAATGGCAAGAACTTGAACACCAAGCTCTTGTTTTCAAGTACATGGTTTCAGGCATGCCCATCCCGCCAGATCTCCTCTTCACCGTTAGAAGAAGTTTGGATCCTTCTGTTAATGCCTTAAAGTTCCTCCCCCGCCATCCACAACATT TTGGATGGAATGCTTTTGAAATGGGATTTGGAAGAAAAATGGATCCAGAACCAGGGAGGTGTAGAAGAACGGATGGGAAGAAGTGGAGGTGCTCAAAAGAGGCGTATCCTGATTCCAAATACTGTGAAAGACACATGCACAGAGGCAGACACCGTTCAAGAAAGCCTGTGGAAGCTAATCCAGTAAACGCATCATCCATCTCCAAAAACAAACACTCTTTTTCTTCATCTAATCTTGAATCCCACTTTCTTTATCCGCACTTGGGCTCCACTAGGCCTGCTGCAGGGGTTTGCTTTCCATCATCGCTAGGAAACACAGATAATTTGTTCAAGGAATCCAACGCTTCTTCCAATCCACCACCCAAAGATTTCAG GAACAGTTACGAACAAGGAATAATTCTTACAATGGGTTCATCAGTGTCCCAAATGAAACACGAAGAATATTCCTGGGATTTGTCTTCGAACGTTGATCAGCCCAAGAAAATGATGCATCATTTTCTTGATGAACATCCACACAAAAAAGACACTGATCTTTCTTGGCCAAGTAATACTGAGGGAAAAATGGCAACCCAAGAGAGTACTAAGCTCTCTATTTCTGCAACACCAAACTCTTTGCATGACTTCTTCATGGCACATAAATGGTAA